In a single window of the Eshraghiella crossota genome:
- a CDS encoding stage V sporulation T C-terminal domain-containing protein, translating into MKATGIVRRIDDLGRVVVPKEIRRTLKIREGDPIEIFTEKDGEIILRKYSQIGEISEYAKQYADTLAHISGHIVIITDKNSIVAVSGAGKKDTIGKPITKELYGIIEKRNLYITGKGEKRPVKIWNEMDVFSGQVIAPIISEGDIMGAVVIIGKDENGIMGDAEHKLAASAATLLGKQMEI; encoded by the coding sequence ATGAAGGCGACAGGAATTGTCAGAAGAATAGATGACCTTGGCAGAGTTGTTGTACCGAAGGAAATCAGACGTACCCTCAAAATAAGGGAAGGTGACCCTATAGAGATTTTTACCGAAAAAGACGGAGAAATAATCCTGAGAAAATATTCGCAAATAGGGGAAATATCCGAATACGCGAAACAGTATGCGGATACTCTTGCTCATATCAGCGGACATATAGTTATAATAACAGACAAAAATTCAATTGTGGCTGTATCCGGTGCAGGGAAAAAGGATACCATAGGAAAACCAATTACAAAAGAATTGTATGGGATAATTGAAAAACGTAATTTATATATAACAGGAAAAGGTGAAAAAAGGCCGGTAAAAATATGGAATGAAATGGATGTTTTTTCAGGACAGGTAATAGCACCTATAATAAGCGAAGGCGATATTATGGGGGCGGTTGTGATAATAGGAAAAGATGAAAACGGTATCATGGGTGATGCAGAACATAAACTGGCAGCATCGGCAGCAACGTTACTTGGAAAACAAATGGAAATATAG
- a CDS encoding SDR family NAD(P)-dependent oxidoreductase has protein sequence MKNIAIVTGASSGFGKEFVNLFVRRKDIDEVWIISRNEDRLNKIKEHFGKKIRVFSMDLSVKDNIKAFGTLEELKKCNIKYLVNNAGFAKFCSYDDISIDESVNMIDLNVSGVVAMGLVCIPYMRKGSHIINVASQAAFQPLPYQNIYSSTKAFVRNYTRALNVELRDKGIIATAVCPGWMKTELYDRGIIGAERATTYFSHMVKPSVVARKALHDADMGRDISVYSLYVKFCHLVAKILPQKMMMRLWMIQQKGCRLDK, from the coding sequence ATGAAAAATATAGCAATAGTTACAGGGGCAAGTAGCGGATTCGGAAAGGAATTTGTTAATCTTTTTGTCAGGAGAAAGGACATTGACGAGGTATGGATTATCTCAAGAAATGAGGACAGGCTTAATAAGATTAAAGAGCATTTCGGTAAAAAAATCAGAGTTTTTTCAATGGACTTATCGGTGAAAGACAATATAAAAGCTTTTGGAACACTAGAGGAATTAAAAAAATGCAATATAAAATACCTTGTGAATAATGCAGGCTTTGCAAAGTTCTGTTCCTATGACGATATCTCAATAGACGAATCGGTAAATATGATTGACCTTAATGTAAGCGGGGTTGTGGCAATGGGGCTTGTGTGTATTCCATACATGAGAAAAGGCAGTCATATTATAAATGTAGCCTCACAGGCAGCCTTCCAGCCTTTGCCTTATCAGAATATTTACAGTTCAACCAAAGCATTTGTAAGAAATTATACAAGAGCACTTAACGTAGAACTCAGGGATAAAGGAATTATTGCAACGGCAGTATGTCCGGGTTGGATGAAAACAGAACTTTATGACAGAGGAATCATCGGCGCAGAAAGGGCAACCACATATTTCAGCCATATGGTAAAGCCATCCGTGGTTGCGAGAAAGGCACTTCATGATGCAGATATGGGAAGGGATATATCCGTGTATAGTCTGTATGTAAAATTCTGCCATTTAGTAGCCAAAATTTTACCTCAGAAAATGATGATGAGGCTATGGATGATACAGCAAAAAGGGTGTCGTCTGGATAAGTAA
- a CDS encoding ATP-binding protein — protein sequence MVHRMKRIGFNAIKESFDLLPTAVCFFDSMGSIVLCNRQMYQLSRQLFDNDMQYLGEVEEAMSNLPNGIVQISDVENTYLFPDKKVWRFEKIEVTDRYGESYIQLTAADVTELHRALVQLADDSRKLEEDSEKLKLLSGNVGALAREKERLDAKSSMHDNLAACITLTKQYITGEFDGIAADDVCREWEKVIAFQDAVSLSAKGKLFDSAKTGGVTVKIRGEEPTGGEAELMYTAIQVCLTNAIQYAKATEICANIWENECSYTVMIRNNGKPPEKEITEGGGLANLRHKIEKSGGRMTVQSLPEFSLVIDIPKYENWEGNLWI from the coding sequence ATGGTGCATAGAATGAAACGCATAGGGTTTAATGCTATCAAAGAAAGTTTTGACCTGCTTCCCACCGCTGTATGTTTTTTTGATAGCATGGGCAGTATTGTTCTCTGCAATCGGCAGATGTATCAGTTGAGCCGACAGCTGTTTGACAATGATATGCAGTATTTAGGCGAGGTGGAAGAAGCAATGTCTAATCTTCCGAATGGCATTGTACAGATTTCTGATGTGGAGAATACTTATCTGTTTCCGGATAAAAAGGTATGGAGATTTGAAAAAATCGAGGTCACCGATCGATATGGGGAGAGCTATATACAGCTCACCGCCGCTGATGTTACCGAGCTGCATCGTGCTTTGGTGCAGCTTGCCGATGACAGCAGAAAACTGGAGGAAGATTCGGAAAAATTAAAGCTGCTTTCCGGTAATGTTGGGGCATTAGCCCGTGAAAAGGAGCGGCTTGATGCAAAATCTTCCATGCACGACAACCTTGCCGCCTGCATTACACTGACGAAACAGTACATAACAGGAGAATTTGATGGTATTGCTGCAGATGATGTGTGCCGTGAATGGGAGAAGGTTATTGCCTTTCAGGATGCAGTCAGTCTGTCGGCAAAGGGAAAACTTTTTGATAGTGCAAAGACTGGCGGCGTGACCGTGAAAATAAGAGGTGAAGAACCCACCGGCGGTGAGGCGGAGTTAATGTACACCGCCATTCAGGTCTGTTTAACCAATGCCATTCAGTATGCTAAGGCTACGGAGATTTGTGCAAATATTTGGGAAAACGAATGCAGCTATACCGTCATGATACGCAATAACGGCAAACCGCCTGAAAAGGAGATTACCGAGGGCGGTGGCCTTGCCAATCTGCGTCACAAGATAGAAAAATCGGGTGGAAGGATGACGGTACAGAGCTTACCGGAATTTTCTTTAGTGATTGATATACCAAAATATGAAAATTGGGAGGGTAACCTATGGATATAA
- a CDS encoding histidine kinase N-terminal 7TM domain-containing protein — protein sequence MKRKKKWKMKQLLPIILVFTIVAVAYSCRMLAKFDIGGVYVSYIRAALYLLLFSLWGFSIDRRIIQTQALHCLRLTAALMLVWLVLRTLKYEVVTDLTVARYIWYLYYLPLLFIPLLGVYIALSLGKSDEFRLTGRIGALAIIPSTLFLLVITNDLHQQMFAFSSGVPGEPDNSSYTHGPVYFCCLGWMVICLFFSLILLLKKSRVPCVKKKKIIPFVIGCATVIYGILYLLGLPAVRWWFGDMNVMFCLLYAAIYESCIRCRMIQSNTGYVELFEATTLAACIADRNGNIVLRSRAADEDMVCPQDGLQIIRSNGIRISSAPISGGYAVWQDNVEPLTELRAKLSENKTKIKNNKEKLLEAYLIQKKLNELTEKNRIYDELETKYGKQIVRIGQLLKQCEGAEPVEIQNLLKRILLLGTYIKRGANLYFLSLEYEFLPQQELRLTVDEAVGAMTVCGTECSVVYHTTKPMLSSEVVRLLDLLKLVAETTIPGLYSLFISVSDSEMDLSVECAADLSLLASSNVTIRQEDGLWLIRTLIGGVNGA from the coding sequence ATGAAACGGAAAAAGAAATGGAAAATGAAACAGCTGCTCCCGATAATCCTTGTTTTTACAATCGTTGCAGTGGCTTATTCTTGCAGGATGCTTGCCAAGTTTGACATCGGCGGCGTTTATGTAAGCTATATCCGTGCGGCACTTTATCTGTTGCTGTTTTCCTTATGGGGCTTTTCCATCGACCGTCGTATTATACAGACACAGGCACTGCACTGCCTGCGTCTGACAGCGGCACTCATGCTTGTATGGCTTGTTTTGCGTACGTTGAAATACGAAGTTGTTACCGATTTGACAGTAGCACGGTACATTTGGTATCTATACTATCTACCATTACTTTTCATTCCATTGCTTGGAGTATACATTGCTCTATCTCTCGGAAAGTCTGATGAATTTCGCCTGACCGGAAGAATCGGCGCTTTGGCAATTATTCCGAGTACGTTGTTTTTACTGGTAATTACCAACGACCTGCACCAGCAGATGTTTGCGTTCAGCAGCGGCGTGCCGGGAGAACCGGACAATAGTTCTTATACACATGGCCCTGTTTACTTCTGCTGCCTCGGCTGGATGGTGATCTGCCTGTTTTTTTCACTTATTCTCCTTTTGAAGAAAAGCCGTGTCCCATGCGTCAAAAAAAAGAAGATTATACCATTTGTTATAGGCTGCGCAACAGTTATATATGGAATTTTGTATCTGTTGGGGCTGCCGGCTGTACGCTGGTGGTTCGGCGATATGAATGTGATGTTTTGCCTTCTATATGCAGCAATTTATGAAAGCTGTATACGTTGCCGTATGATACAGTCCAATACAGGCTATGTCGAATTGTTCGAGGCAACGACATTGGCAGCTTGTATTGCAGACCGCAACGGAAATATTGTTCTTCGTTCCCGTGCTGCAGATGAAGATATGGTTTGTCCACAAGACGGACTTCAGATCATCCGTTCTAACGGAATACGAATTTCCTCGGCACCAATCAGCGGAGGATATGCCGTCTGGCAGGATAATGTGGAACCACTGACTGAACTTCGCGCAAAGTTAAGTGAAAACAAGACCAAAATAAAAAATAACAAAGAAAAATTACTGGAAGCCTATCTCATACAGAAAAAGCTGAATGAGCTGACCGAAAAAAACCGTATTTATGACGAATTGGAAACAAAGTACGGAAAGCAGATAGTCAGGATCGGGCAGCTGCTGAAACAATGTGAGGGTGCAGAGCCTGTCGAAATACAAAACCTGCTGAAAAGGATTCTTCTGCTTGGCACTTACATCAAGCGCGGTGCCAATCTGTATTTTCTCAGTCTGGAGTATGAGTTTCTGCCACAGCAGGAACTCAGGCTGACGGTAGATGAGGCTGTGGGTGCAATGACTGTTTGCGGTACGGAGTGCAGTGTGGTATATCATACAACAAAACCGATGCTTTCGTCAGAGGTGGTGCGGCTGCTTGATCTTTTGAAGCTCGTCGCAGAAACGACGATACCCGGGTTGTATTCTCTGTTTATTTCTGTATCCGACAGTGAGATGGATCTTTCAGTAGAGTGTGCAGCGGATCTGTCTTTACTCGCTTCTTCGAATGTAACTATCAGGCAGGAGGATGGATTGTGGCTTATTCGCACACTGATAGGAGGTGTGAATGGTGCATAG
- a CDS encoding response regulator transcription factor translates to MDIRKILIVEDQALARAYLCSCVEKCTDCEVAGTLTRADAAFRRCGDGHIDLIIMDICTESDSDGLTAAESIKKFYPKIKIVMVTSMLEGRFLDRAKKINADSFWYKDSPSGDLVSVIEGTLSGKHFWPDSVPSVQLGNTLSCELSDREMETLRLLCEGKTNAEIAEKLNVAESSVRTYINRMLEKTGYTNRNRLMIAAVGKRMVVPGCWQEEHKET, encoded by the coding sequence ATGGATATAAGGAAAATATTAATTGTTGAAGATCAGGCACTGGCGAGGGCATATCTTTGCTCCTGCGTGGAGAAGTGTACAGATTGCGAAGTTGCGGGCACGCTGACACGTGCTGATGCGGCATTTCGTCGTTGCGGCGATGGTCATATTGATCTGATTATAATGGATATATGCACCGAAAGCGATTCGGATGGACTGACTGCTGCCGAATCGATCAAGAAGTTCTATCCAAAGATAAAAATCGTTATGGTGACATCCATGTTAGAGGGACGATTTCTTGACCGGGCAAAAAAGATAAATGCCGATAGTTTCTGGTATAAGGATTCCCCTTCAGGTGACCTTGTGAGTGTGATTGAAGGCACCCTTTCGGGTAAGCACTTCTGGCCGGACAGTGTACCGAGTGTACAGCTTGGCAATACGCTTTCATGCGAACTGTCTGACCGTGAGATGGAGACCCTGCGCCTGCTCTGTGAGGGGAAAACCAATGCCGAGATTGCCGAAAAACTGAATGTGGCCGAATCTTCGGTGCGGACCTACATTAACCGAATGCTGGAAAAAACAGGTTATACAAACCGCAACCGTCTGATGATTGCTGCCGTTGGCAAACGCATGGTGGTACCCGGATGCTGGCAGGAAGAACACAAAGAAACATAA
- a CDS encoding carbohydrate-binding domain-containing protein — MKKKITSFLAFVILAAGILLVVFLPGNKKATKRDGTSTSADDNQESIFLTVKNADIETDYDESQADKIELSDSMTDKTIEITSGGTYIISGSLSDGQIIINAPDSEKVHLILNNVTLGSSTGAPIYIKSSDKTIITLAKDSENSLSDTNRESGYDNAVIYSETDLSINGTGTLTINALYNNSINCRDDLKLINGTYIINSVDDGIVGHDSVTVAGGTFTINCKGDAIKSSKSDNDSEGYVHITGGEFTINCGGDGIQAETYLYIENGTINITECYEGIEGHNVTIDNGTISINSSDDGINAAKNSASSIVINGGDIYVNAEGDGIDSNGTIVINSGIVVVDGPVSDGNSGLDYDANCTINGGYIFIAGSSGMAEGFSSDSTQCSALLAVTNGSAENTVSLADSKGNVILSYTPSKKYGALNISSPDMKTGETYTLYTGGTITGITELNSRISKGGTISDGSSVLEYTQTDVTYSDIKGGFVPGGNGRPNGGNGGPNGGNRPGGDKFNPDDNSGDFTPPDMSDDERPSMPSMSDGERPEKPDNNGSRPETPGETSGIS, encoded by the coding sequence ATGAAGAAAAAAATAACAAGTTTCCTGGCTTTTGTTATACTGGCTGCCGGAATTCTTCTTGTCGTTTTTTTACCCGGCAATAAAAAAGCAACAAAACGGGACGGAACATCCACTTCGGCTGATGATAATCAGGAATCCATTTTTCTTACCGTAAAAAATGCAGATATTGAAACTGATTACGATGAAAGTCAGGCAGATAAAATCGAATTGTCTGATTCTATGACTGACAAAACCATAGAAATCACTTCCGGAGGTACCTATATAATATCCGGTTCGTTATCTGATGGTCAGATAATCATAAATGCCCCGGACTCTGAAAAAGTCCACCTTATACTTAATAATGTAACGCTTGGTTCATCAACCGGTGCTCCGATATATATTAAGTCTTCCGACAAAACAATAATCACGCTTGCCAAGGATTCCGAAAATTCTTTAAGTGACACAAACAGGGAATCCGGATATGACAATGCAGTTATCTATTCCGAAACAGATCTGTCAATCAACGGCACAGGTACACTAACCATAAACGCACTTTATAACAATAGTATCAACTGCCGCGATGACTTAAAACTTATTAACGGCACCTATATCATCAACTCTGTTGATGACGGAATTGTAGGTCATGACTCAGTAACTGTTGCCGGCGGAACTTTCACCATCAACTGCAAGGGCGATGCTATCAAGTCAAGTAAATCGGATAATGACTCAGAAGGATATGTCCATATAACCGGCGGTGAGTTCACAATTAATTGCGGCGGTGACGGTATTCAAGCCGAAACCTATCTGTATATAGAAAACGGAACCATTAATATTACAGAATGCTATGAAGGCATTGAAGGTCATAATGTAACCATTGATAATGGAACAATAAGCATAAATTCTTCCGATGACGGCATTAATGCCGCAAAAAATTCTGCTTCATCTATCGTAATAAACGGTGGTGACATATATGTAAATGCCGAAGGTGATGGCATTGATTCCAACGGAACTATAGTGATTAATTCGGGAATCGTTGTTGTGGATGGTCCGGTATCCGATGGTAACAGCGGTCTTGACTACGATGCAAACTGTACAATAAATGGCGGATATATATTTATTGCAGGTTCAAGCGGTATGGCTGAAGGTTTTTCTTCGGATTCCACACAATGCAGTGCGCTTTTAGCCGTAACTAACGGTAGTGCGGAAAATACAGTTTCCCTTGCAGATTCAAAGGGCAATGTAATATTAAGCTATACCCCATCGAAAAAATACGGTGCATTAAACATATCTTCTCCGGATATGAAAACAGGTGAGACCTACACTCTTTATACCGGCGGTACAATTACCGGTATAACAGAACTTAACAGTAGAATTTCAAAAGGCGGTACAATATCAGACGGAAGCTCTGTTTTAGAATATACACAGACAGATGTGACCTACTCCGATATTAAAGGCGGTTTTGTTCCCGGCGGCAATGGTCGTCCAAATGGCGGCAATGGTGGTCCAAATGGCGGCAACAGACCGGGTGGCGACAAGTTCAATCCTGATGACAACTCAGGAGATTTCACTCCTCCCGATATGTCAGATGATGAGCGTCCAAGTATGCCTAGTATGTCAGACGGCGAACGTCCTGAAAAACCTGACAATAACGGTTCACGTCCTGAAACCCCCGGTGAGACTTCCGGAATTTCATAA
- a CDS encoding dockerin type I domain-containing protein yields the protein MKKRKWLSLLLAVIMLVSAVPFSSVKVDAAVDTVEVSTWEELKKALEYTTNCSVVKVVKDIETKDLNGHTGLHQDNIIFMSMAMDKVLDLNGHTVNAYAKYYSEVAQGYLFNICDKDARLTIRDSVGGGALIGEFNQEFYYEFINVSEGTLVMESGTVKMLCPSKDNQYTKCAISVSGTAVFNGGEVLTQVTSPGGEREERYFSRRLQAIRGEAGGSVTINDGTFDRVVLHSTPTPENRGKYELVVNGGFFRQSIAQILVGDVYASHLDHLTMQINDAYFMRTTDKLDQCRLVIGGKMQSFYDRNWDYRLLYNDIPGATFDDALSMMDDLIPHLISENGAVFTDVHDGNWYVRGNMRQWVKNGGPIMIFQGTSFGVQGSIAKVISNAYGVKEVLLDSEPMEYGERGFSAPQVDTTAESDHRVSFVMYPISPMLRVFGYSYSNEYSTGYIRMLVSDHHTGQGMVHFPSVPASGDQPFSVTYYINESDVDALTTMELQYNLMLETNGVKKQVSTGYKGAKVVQWVDHIQTIDTVYLDISQPLVQGDYTSGTFTVDGSAPYTIEDRQGYWEHEDIWDLTGNGSVPAILGDQYYRFIRVYLKDGYDGYKFDKNNPPKIKVRGLNRECDSISVSVASDKRSLGVSLASHPSELIQSAWGTVTGLRAGSLVGGVSIRPKDNHFDFEIKEIQRIKNGVAYSTSPDEVIDPDYTYRIKLVGTGKHGMTFHNGPEQYDITFGYYLNTNVKLRMNNDFNTAADYKEVTYDKSALAYTIDLTPEPDVVNYDYLSLGAPYPWAGSYPEFNNNWISGVPGGVTVRNYSWYDVESGAQLGKNTSFVAGRSYRFEVILDCEDGYYLADPEIMDAYVNGNRALVTEAEGNGTTVTVEYSLAVSSGLHGQVVSFHDGGDVTFSLFAEGSAEPGYTVTVPGGTKDSSGKYTAVYDIPSITAGTYTVQVSKKNHATREYTVTVGGDVKTLNAEIWLLGDVNGDGVVNIKDCSRLFKHVNKTQLLTDTYALKCANTNGDSAVNIKDCSRLLKHVNKTQPLW from the coding sequence ATGAAAAAAAGGAAATGGCTTAGCCTGCTGCTGGCAGTGATAATGCTTGTTTCAGCGGTGCCTTTCTCATCGGTGAAAGTCGATGCGGCAGTTGACACGGTGGAGGTTTCCACCTGGGAGGAGCTGAAAAAGGCACTGGAATATACGACAAATTGCTCGGTGGTGAAGGTGGTTAAGGACATCGAAACAAAAGATTTGAACGGACATACCGGTCTGCATCAGGACAACATCATCTTCATGTCGATGGCCATGGACAAGGTGCTGGATCTGAACGGACACACCGTCAATGCGTATGCGAAATACTATTCGGAGGTTGCGCAGGGGTATCTGTTCAATATATGTGATAAGGATGCCCGCCTGACCATCCGCGACAGCGTGGGGGGCGGCGCCCTGATCGGCGAGTTTAATCAGGAATTTTACTATGAGTTTATCAATGTGAGTGAAGGTACGCTGGTTATGGAGAGCGGTACAGTCAAGATGCTGTGTCCCTCTAAAGATAATCAGTATACGAAGTGCGCCATCAGTGTATCCGGTACGGCGGTCTTTAACGGCGGCGAGGTGCTGACGCAGGTGACCAGTCCCGGGGGCGAGAGGGAGGAGCGGTATTTTTCCCGCCGGCTGCAAGCCATTCGGGGAGAAGCAGGCGGCAGCGTCACCATCAACGACGGCACCTTCGACCGGGTGGTTCTGCACAGCACCCCCACGCCGGAGAATCGGGGAAAGTATGAGCTGGTGGTAAACGGCGGCTTTTTCCGGCAATCCATCGCCCAGATATTGGTTGGGGATGTGTATGCCAGCCATCTTGACCATCTGACCATGCAGATCAACGATGCGTATTTCATGCGCACCACCGATAAGCTGGACCAGTGCCGTCTGGTGATAGGCGGGAAGATGCAAAGCTTTTATGACAGAAACTGGGATTACCGGTTACTTTATAACGATATTCCGGGCGCGACTTTCGATGATGCACTGAGTATGATGGATGATCTAATACCGCACCTTATCAGTGAAAACGGCGCAGTCTTTACCGATGTACACGACGGAAACTGGTATGTGCGGGGCAATATGCGCCAGTGGGTTAAAAACGGCGGGCCGATCATGATTTTCCAGGGTACGTCGTTCGGCGTGCAGGGCAGCATAGCCAAGGTGATCTCCAACGCCTACGGCGTGAAGGAGGTCCTGCTGGACAGTGAGCCGATGGAATACGGCGAGCGAGGCTTCAGCGCACCCCAGGTGGATACCACCGCGGAGAGCGATCATCGGGTGAGTTTTGTGATGTATCCGATTTCCCCCATGCTGCGTGTGTTCGGGTACAGCTATTCCAACGAATATTCCACCGGATATATTCGGATGCTCGTTAGTGACCACCATACGGGACAGGGCATGGTGCATTTTCCCAGTGTTCCCGCGTCAGGAGACCAGCCGTTTTCGGTGACTTACTACATTAATGAATCCGATGTGGATGCACTGACCACCATGGAGCTGCAATATAACCTTATGCTGGAAACCAACGGGGTAAAGAAGCAGGTTTCGACCGGCTACAAGGGCGCAAAGGTGGTGCAGTGGGTGGATCATATCCAGACCATCGACACCGTCTATCTGGATATCAGCCAGCCTCTGGTTCAGGGGGATTATACCAGCGGCACCTTCACTGTGGATGGGAGTGCTCCCTACACCATCGAGGATAGGCAGGGCTACTGGGAACACGAGGACATATGGGACCTGACCGGAAACGGCAGTGTTCCCGCGATATTGGGGGATCAGTATTATCGCTTCATCCGTGTATATCTCAAGGACGGCTATGATGGGTATAAATTCGATAAGAATAACCCGCCAAAGATCAAGGTTCGGGGCCTCAACCGGGAATGTGACAGTATATCTGTTTCGGTCGCCAGTGATAAAAGGTCCCTGGGGGTGTCCCTGGCCTCCCACCCCTCTGAGCTGATTCAAAGCGCTTGGGGTACCGTTACCGGATTGCGGGCAGGAAGCCTGGTCGGTGGAGTGAGCATCAGACCGAAAGATAATCACTTTGATTTCGAGATTAAGGAAATTCAGCGAATCAAAAACGGAGTTGCTTACAGCACGAGCCCTGACGAGGTGATTGATCCCGACTATACCTATCGGATCAAGCTGGTGGGTACGGGGAAGCATGGGATGACCTTCCACAACGGTCCTGAGCAGTACGATATCACATTTGGCTATTATCTCAATACAAATGTCAAGCTGAGGATGAATAACGATTTTAACACCGCTGCGGACTATAAGGAAGTAACGTATGATAAATCCGCGTTGGCATATACCATTGATTTGACACCGGAGCCGGATGTCGTCAATTATGATTATCTGTCATTGGGCGCACCATATCCATGGGCGGGTTCTTACCCTGAATTCAACAATAATTGGATTAGCGGGGTGCCAGGCGGCGTCACTGTCCGGAATTATTCCTGGTATGATGTCGAAAGCGGAGCACAGTTGGGAAAAAATACGTCCTTTGTAGCTGGCAGATCCTACCGATTCGAGGTGATTCTGGATTGCGAGGATGGTTATTATTTAGCCGACCCCGAGATCATGGACGCCTATGTGAACGGAAATAGGGCGCTGGTCACAGAAGCAGAGGGAAACGGAACCACCGTTACGGTCGAATATTCCCTTGCCGTATCCTCCGGATTGCACGGTCAGGTGGTGAGCTTCCATGACGGAGGCGATGTGACTTTTTCCCTATTTGCCGAAGGCAGTGCGGAGCCCGGGTACACCGTAACGGTTCCGGGCGGAACAAAAGACAGCTCCGGAAAATACACCGCAGTCTATGACATTCCTTCGATTACTGCCGGCACCTACACCGTGCAGGTGTCGAAGAAAAACCATGCCACACGGGAATATACGGTAACCGTAGGCGGCGATGTAAAAACGCTGAATGCGGAGATTTGGCTGCTTGGAGATGTAAACGGGGACGGCGTCGTCAATATCAAGGATTGCTCCCGGCTGTTCAAGCATGTGAACAAGACCCAGTTGCTGACCGATACCTATGCGCTGAAATGTGCGAACACAAACGGGGATTCTGCTGTCAACATCAAGGACTGTTCCCGGCTGCTCAAGCATGTGAACAAAACACAGCCGCTTTGGTAA